TCTTCCTTTGCTTTTCTGCTGTATGAAACCACAAATGCAACTATTGCCCCTGTGAACGTGCCCATTGTTATTAATCCCATCACAATAAGCTCAATAGGAATCTTGCATCCGCATGTTGTGCTCAGGTTGTAGTTCTTCTGCATGTAAAAGAAAGAGTAGACAACAGTTCCGACAAATAGAACAAAAAGCCCGATTATGATTAGAAGGTTCCTCAGCTGCTCATTCATATAAACAGGAAAGGGCGCTGTTTTTAAAAAGCTTTTCAATGCTGATTTAAAAAACAAAACCAATATATACTAAATGCTTAGAATAATCATTTCTGGATAAAAATGGTTAAGATACTGCTGGACACGAATTTTCTCATGATTCCAATACAGTTCAGGGTTGACATATTCACTGAGCTTCAGCGCCTCTTGAACTGCAAATACGAGCTTTTCACCCTTGACCTGAATGTTGAGGAGCTTAAGTTTGCTGCAAAGAACGGGAGCATGGCTGACAAGAAGGCTGCAAAAGTCGCTCTTTTGCTCATAGAAAAGAAAGGGGTTTCTATATTAAAAACAAAAAGATTTTTAAATAGGGCTGAAAACCCTCACGATGTCGACAGCTGCATAGTTGAGTATGCCAAAGAGGGCTACAGCGTCGCAACACAGGACAAGGGGCTAAGGGACAGGATAAAAGCCTGCTTCCCTTTTGCAAGCCAGCCGATAATAGTCCTGAGAAAGAAGAAATACCTTATTAAAATCTAGGATATGGCAGTTAAAAACCTTTGAAAGGTGGTAAGATGTTTTACAGGATTGAAGTCAAGGATTATATCAGAGTGCCTCCGGAGCTTTTCGGCGAATCAGCAGAAAATGCAATTCTGAAGAGGGTTAAGAGCAAATATGAGGGGGTTGTCTCAAAGGATTTGGGCTCTGTCATAGATGTCTCAAAGGTAATTGGAATAAAGGAGGGAGTGATAATCCCGGGAGACGGGGCAGCTTATTACGAAACTGAGTTTGAGCTTATCACATTCAAGCCGGAAATGAAGGAAGTGGTGTTCGGAAAAATCAAGGACATTGCTGACTTCGGCGCATTCGTCTCAATGGGAGCAATGGAGGGAATGGTCCACATCTCCCAGACAATGGATGATTTCGTGAGCTTCAGCAAGGACAAGACGCTTGCAGGAAAAGACAGCAAGAGAGTGCTCAAGCTTGGAGACCTCTGCAAGGCAAGAGTGATTGCAGTAAGCTTCAAGGATGCCTCAAACCCGAAAATCGGGCTTACAATGAGGCAGCCCTGGCTTGGAAAGCTTGAGTGGATGGGAGAGCCAATAATCAAGCCTGAATTGCCGAAAAAAAAGGAAAAGAAGCGCGACAAAAGGCAAAAAGAAGAATAATCCTTAAAACTTGAAGAGGAGATAAAATGAGAAAAAAAGTTTGCAAACAGTGCAAAATCATGGTAACAGGAGACAAGTGCCCCATTTGCAACGGCAATGACTTCAGCACAAACTTCCAGGGAAGAATCTACATAGTTGACCCTGTGAAGTCAAAGGTTGCGCAGAAATTGAACATTGAGGCAAAGGGAGAATACGCGCTAAAAGTCAGATAAAATCTAAAAAACAAAAGGATGGTTGCAATGGAAGTAATTATAACCGAAAAAAAGGAAAATCCGCTTTTTTCAAGAACAGAGATAAATGCAGAGGCAGCTTTTACCGG
The sequence above is drawn from the Candidatus Woesearchaeota archaeon genome and encodes:
- a CDS encoding DNA-directed RNA polymerase, whose protein sequence is MFYRIEVKDYIRVPPELFGESAENAILKRVKSKYEGVVSKDLGSVIDVSKVIGIKEGVIIPGDGAAYYETEFELITFKPEMKEVVFGKIKDIADFGAFVSMGAMEGMVHISQTMDDFVSFSKDKTLAGKDSKRVLKLGDLCKARVIAVSFKDASNPKIGLTMRQPWLGKLEWMGEPIIKPELPKKKEKKRDKRQKEE
- a CDS encoding DNA-directed RNA polymerase subunit E''; this translates as MRKKVCKQCKIMVTGDKCPICNGNDFSTNFQGRIYIVDPVKSKVAQKLNIEAKGEYALKVR